A genomic region of Methylobacterium durans contains the following coding sequences:
- a CDS encoding DUF6468 domain-containing protein, protein MSLLVTLLADVLVAVLLMATIVTSLRLSRRIAQLKGDEAALRQTIGDLMVATSNAERAIVGLRGALAEGDRTLAERLGTAERYATDIAAQVQAGEGVIARIGAIVAEFRSAAQIQPRAAFRPEPAPEPAPPVVAAPAIPESPNGERLGAAAAAALAMSERALSRIRSRAA, encoded by the coding sequence ATGAGTCTCCTGGTCACGCTCCTCGCGGATGTCCTCGTCGCCGTGCTCCTCATGGCGACGATCGTGACCTCGCTCCGGCTCTCGCGCCGGATCGCGCAGCTCAAGGGCGACGAGGCGGCGCTCCGCCAGACGATCGGCGACCTGATGGTGGCGACGAGCAATGCCGAGCGGGCGATCGTCGGTCTGCGCGGCGCGCTCGCCGAGGGCGATCGGACCCTGGCCGAGCGCCTCGGCACCGCCGAGCGCTACGCAACCGACATCGCGGCGCAGGTCCAGGCCGGCGAGGGCGTGATCGCCCGGATTGGCGCGATCGTCGCCGAGTTCCGGTCGGCGGCCCAGATCCAGCCGCGAGCCGCCTTTCGGCCCGAGCCTGCCCCCGAGCCCGCTCCGCCGGTCGTCGCCGCACCCGCGATTCCCGAGAGCCCGAACGGCGAGCGTCTCGGCGCCGCTGCCGCCGCGGCGCTCGCGATGTCCGAGCGGGCGCTGAGCCGCATCCGGAGCCGCGCCGCATGA
- the flgF gene encoding flagellar basal-body rod protein FlgF: MQNALFVGTSSQVALQRELDVIANNMANVSTTGFKARNTRFQEYLMPVASADSFKTSDRRLSYVIDQGTVLDLGQGPIEQTGNPLHVAIRGDAFLTVQTPQGPRYTRNGAFELDAQGNLVTSDGYAVQGEAGPIAINPQETGLSIGPDGTVSTNLGIRGRIRLVTFANAQRLQNEGANLYSSADQPQPAGLAGRLESGALERSNVKPVIEMTRLMDVNRSYAMVSSVISRLDDLRGTAIRRLADVA; this comes from the coding sequence ATGCAGAACGCCCTCTTCGTCGGTACGTCGAGCCAGGTCGCGCTCCAGCGCGAGCTCGACGTGATCGCCAACAACATGGCGAACGTCTCGACCACCGGTTTCAAGGCCCGCAACACCCGCTTTCAGGAATATCTGATGCCGGTGGCGAGCGCGGATTCCTTCAAGACGTCGGACCGGCGCCTCTCCTACGTGATCGATCAGGGCACGGTGCTCGATCTCGGCCAGGGACCGATCGAGCAGACGGGCAACCCGCTCCATGTGGCGATCCGGGGCGACGCCTTCCTGACGGTGCAGACACCGCAGGGGCCGCGCTACACCCGCAACGGCGCCTTCGAGCTCGATGCGCAGGGCAACCTCGTCACGAGCGATGGCTACGCCGTCCAGGGCGAGGCCGGCCCGATCGCGATCAACCCCCAGGAGACGGGTCTCTCGATCGGTCCGGACGGCACGGTCTCGACCAATCTCGGCATCCGCGGCCGCATCCGCCTCGTCACCTTCGCCAACGCGCAACGGCTCCAGAACGAGGGCGCGAACCTCTATTCCTCCGCCGACCAGCCTCAGCCCGCCGGCCTCGCGGGCCGGCTCGAGTCCGGGGCGCTCGAGCGCTCCAACGTCAAGCCAGTCATCGAGATGACCCGCCTGATGGACGTCAACCGCAGCTACGCGATGGTCTCCAGTGTGATCTCGCGCCTCGACGATCTGCGGGGCACGGCGATCCGCCGCCTCGCCGACGTCGCCTGA
- the flgG gene encoding flagellar basal-body rod protein FlgG, producing the protein MRALYAAATGMAAQELNVQVISNNIANLRTTGYKRQAPHFQDLLYQNLRRSGSSTSDQNTQLPAGLALGSGVKTVSTARIMSQGTLTSTEKDYDVAVRGEGYFRVTMPDGRTAYTRDGSFDLSAQGQLVTRDGYLVDPGVTVPNTATSVQISATGAVQATLPGQTAPQALGQFQLSRFVNKVGLESIGDNLFVETAASGPAINGLPGSEGFGNLQQAYLEEANVNAVTEISSLIAAQRAYEMNSKVVTAADQMLSTTSQMFRS; encoded by the coding sequence ATGCGCGCCCTCTACGCCGCTGCCACCGGCATGGCGGCCCAGGAACTCAACGTCCAGGTCATCTCGAACAACATCGCGAACCTGCGCACCACCGGCTACAAACGGCAGGCCCCGCATTTCCAGGATCTGCTCTACCAGAACCTGCGCCGGTCCGGCTCCTCGACCTCGGACCAGAACACGCAGCTCCCGGCGGGCCTCGCCCTCGGCTCCGGCGTGAAGACGGTTTCGACGGCCCGGATCATGTCGCAGGGGACTCTGACCTCGACGGAGAAGGATTACGACGTCGCGGTCCGCGGCGAGGGCTACTTCCGGGTGACCATGCCGGACGGGCGCACCGCCTACACCCGCGACGGCTCGTTCGACCTCTCGGCGCAGGGGCAGCTCGTGACACGCGACGGCTACCTCGTCGATCCCGGCGTCACCGTGCCGAACACCGCGACCTCCGTTCAGATCAGCGCCACCGGCGCCGTGCAGGCGACGCTGCCGGGCCAGACCGCGCCGCAGGCGCTCGGCCAGTTCCAGCTCTCCCGCTTCGTCAACAAGGTCGGCCTCGAATCGATCGGCGACAACCTGTTCGTCGAGACGGCCGCCTCGGGACCCGCCATCAACGGCCTGCCGGGCTCGGAGGGCTTCGGCAACCTGCAGCAGGCCTATCTTGAGGAGGCGAACGTCAACGCCGTCACCGAGATCTCATCGCTGATCGCCGCGCAGCGCGCCTACGAGATGAACTCGAAGGTCGTGACCGCCGCCGATCAGATGCTCTCCACCACCTCGCAGATGTTCCGCAGCTAA
- the dksA gene encoding RNA polymerase-binding protein DksA, translating into MAKVTLEDGYVPTDNEPFMNERQREYFRRKLLGWKNDILREAQDTLVALQSENENHPDLADRASSETDRAIELRARDRQRKLTGKIDAALARLEDGSYGYCEETGEPISLKRLDARPIATLSLEAQERHERRERVYRDD; encoded by the coding sequence ATGGCGAAGGTGACGCTCGAGGACGGCTACGTTCCGACGGACAACGAGCCCTTCATGAACGAGCGGCAGCGCGAGTACTTTCGGCGCAAATTGCTCGGCTGGAAGAACGACATCCTGCGCGAGGCGCAGGACACCCTGGTCGCGCTCCAGAGCGAGAACGAGAACCACCCCGACCTCGCCGACCGCGCCTCCTCGGAGACGGACCGGGCGATCGAACTCCGCGCCCGCGACCGGCAGCGCAAGCTCACCGGCAAGATCGACGCCGCGCTCGCGCGCCTGGAGGACGGGTCCTACGGCTATTGCGAGGAGACGGGCGAGCCCATCTCGCTCAAGCGGCTCGACGCCCGGCCGATCGCGACCCTGTCCCTGGAGGCTCAGGAGCGCCACGAGCGCCGCGAGCGGGTTTACCGGGACGACTGA
- a CDS encoding flagellar assembly protein FliX, which yields MRVDTRLAAQGPAAASAGRRTEGGRAFSLDASEAGGSAHAPAATTTLAGLDAVLMLQNGEESPGDRRRRFARRGHDLLDGLDRLKAAILMGRVPAHELQVVARRLSERASLSGDPRLDTLMAEIELRAAVELAKLGRSRAG from the coding sequence ATGCGTGTCGATACCCGCCTTGCCGCCCAGGGACCGGCCGCCGCATCCGCGGGCCGCCGGACCGAGGGAGGGCGCGCCTTCAGCCTCGACGCCTCGGAGGCCGGCGGTTCCGCCCACGCACCGGCCGCCACCACGACGCTGGCCGGCCTCGACGCCGTGCTGATGCTCCAGAACGGTGAGGAATCTCCCGGCGACCGTCGCCGCCGTTTCGCCCGCCGCGGCCACGACCTCCTCGACGGTCTCGACCGGCTCAAGGCGGCGATCCTGATGGGCCGCGTGCCGGCGCATGAATTGCAGGTCGTCGCCCGGCGCCTCTCCGAGCGGGCGAGCCTCAGCGGGGATCCGCGCCTCGATACGCTCATGGCCGAGATCGAACTGCGGGCGGCCGTCGAACTCGCGAAGCTCGGGAGATCGCGAGCCGGCTGA
- a CDS encoding MotE family protein, with product MSEKPATGTIATGTTATPPSASGLAKAARARTPLGRARSRPQRPFRLRLIDAVTLAAGGLLVLKLVAIGTDIDRPGADLPSFARVLAEARTGYEPLDPTTTGSVSAKEPEKEKPPEPPPQAQPPMPEPVSPAERAILEKLGARRDALKQRSQDLDLREQMLGEAERKLESGLTDLKQAEDKADTGGVKRAEAEKAGLRNIVTMYETMKPKDAARVFDRLNHDVLVPIVLAMNPRKMAEVLAVMQPDAAEKLTVALANRARGTAGPQAQASAGPALPPNELPAIEPGR from the coding sequence ATGAGCGAGAAGCCTGCCACGGGCACAATTGCGACCGGCACGACCGCAACCCCGCCCAGCGCTTCGGGTCTCGCGAAGGCCGCCCGGGCCCGCACGCCCCTCGGTCGTGCCCGCAGCCGCCCGCAGCGCCCGTTCCGTCTGCGCCTGATCGACGCCGTGACGCTCGCGGCCGGCGGGCTTCTCGTGCTGAAGCTCGTCGCGATCGGCACCGATATCGACAGGCCCGGCGCCGACCTGCCGAGCTTCGCCCGCGTCCTGGCCGAGGCCCGGACCGGCTACGAGCCGCTGGACCCGACCACCACGGGGTCCGTCAGCGCGAAGGAGCCGGAGAAGGAGAAGCCGCCGGAGCCGCCGCCGCAAGCGCAGCCGCCGATGCCCGAGCCGGTCTCGCCGGCCGAGCGCGCGATCCTGGAAAAGCTCGGCGCCCGGCGCGATGCGCTGAAGCAGCGCAGCCAGGATCTCGACCTGCGCGAGCAGATGCTGGGCGAGGCCGAACGCAAGCTCGAGAGCGGGCTCACCGATCTCAAGCAGGCGGAGGACAAGGCCGACACGGGAGGCGTGAAGCGCGCCGAGGCCGAGAAGGCGGGCCTGCGCAACATCGTCACGATGTACGAGACGATGAAGCCGAAGGACGCCGCCCGCGTCTTCGACCGGCTCAACCACGACGTGCTGGTGCCGATCGTGCTCGCGATGAACCCGCGCAAGATGGCCGAGGTGCTCGCGGTGATGCAGCCCGACGCGGCCGAGAAGCTGACCGTGGCGCTCGCCAACCGCGCCCGCGGTACTGCCGGGCCGCAGGCCCAGGCCAGCGCCGGTCCGGCATTGCCGCCGAACGAATTGCCGGCGATCGAGCCGGGACGTTAG
- the flgH gene encoding flagellar basal body L-ring protein FlgH codes for MPVLHRPLVLAALVAVSAGLGACNTADRLSQVGERPALSAIEDPTAQAGYKPVRLPMPEVQPVSYAPNSLWRTGSRAFFKDQRAARIGDLVTVKVNVTDKANLNNETKRSRQNTEGFGLPNAFGLENGAKTAGIAADKLINATSTSASDGAGSVQRAEQVTTNIAAIVTQVLPNGNLVVEGKQEIRVNFEVRELVVAGVVRPEDIESDNTIDSAKIAQARIAYGGRGQITDVQQPRYGQQIVDILLPF; via the coding sequence ATGCCCGTCCTCCACCGCCCCCTCGTCCTCGCCGCCCTGGTCGCCGTCTCGGCCGGTCTCGGCGCCTGCAACACGGCCGACCGCCTCTCCCAGGTCGGCGAGCGGCCGGCCCTGTCGGCGATCGAGGATCCGACCGCCCAGGCCGGCTACAAGCCGGTCCGCCTGCCGATGCCGGAGGTGCAGCCCGTCTCCTACGCGCCGAACTCGCTCTGGCGGACGGGATCGCGGGCCTTCTTCAAGGATCAGCGCGCGGCGCGGATCGGCGATCTCGTGACGGTGAAGGTCAACGTCACCGACAAGGCGAACCTGAACAACGAGACCAAGCGCTCGCGCCAGAACACCGAAGGCTTCGGATTGCCGAACGCCTTCGGCCTGGAAAACGGCGCGAAGACGGCCGGCATCGCCGCCGACAAGCTCATCAACGCGACCTCCACCAGCGCCAGCGATGGCGCCGGGTCGGTTCAGCGCGCCGAGCAGGTGACGACGAACATCGCCGCCATCGTCACGCAGGTGCTGCCGAACGGCAACCTCGTCGTCGAGGGCAAGCAGGAGATCCGCGTCAACTTCGAGGTCCGTGAACTCGTCGTGGCGGGCGTTGTCCGGCCCGAGGATATCGAGTCGGACAACACGATCGACTCGGCCAAGATCGCCCAGGCGCGCATCGCCTATGGCGGCCGAGGACAGATCACGGATGTGCAGCAGCCCCGCTACGGTCAGCAGATCGTCGACATCCTGCTGCCGTTTTGA
- a CDS encoding GNAT family N-acetyltransferase: protein MIEIREEHLSDVAGRERLLDACFGSSRFAKTSERLREGRLPARGLALTATRRGRLVGTVRLWHVEAGPARPALLLGPLAVDPAIHGQGLGKVMMHAALGRAEALGHGAVLLVGDAPYYARFGFTPDAAAGLWLPGPFERERFLGLELRADALAGAEGLVRPTGIPASTEAVPAVAAEARRRAA, encoded by the coding sequence GTGATTGAGATCCGCGAAGAGCACCTGAGCGACGTCGCAGGGCGCGAGCGCCTGCTCGATGCCTGCTTCGGCTCATCCCGCTTCGCCAAGACCTCCGAGCGCCTGCGCGAGGGACGCCTGCCGGCGCGCGGACTCGCGCTGACCGCGACGCGCCGCGGGCGGCTCGTCGGCACCGTGCGGCTCTGGCACGTCGAAGCGGGCCCCGCCCGTCCGGCCCTCCTCCTCGGGCCGCTCGCGGTCGATCCGGCTATCCATGGCCAGGGCCTCGGCAAGGTGATGATGCACGCCGCCCTCGGCCGCGCCGAGGCGCTCGGGCACGGCGCGGTGCTGCTCGTCGGCGACGCGCCCTATTATGCCCGCTTCGGCTTCACGCCGGACGCGGCCGCCGGCCTGTGGCTGCCCGGCCCGTTCGAGCGGGAGCGCTTCCTCGGCCTCGAATTGCGGGCGGATGCACTGGCCGGAGCGGAGGGCTTGGTGCGCCCGACCGGCATCCCCGCCTCGACGGAGGCCGTGCCGGCCGTCGCGGCCGAGGCGCGACGACGCGCCGCCTGA
- a CDS encoding type III PLP-dependent enzyme, with the protein MTDRIRDFLRARRDLGRDEGPVMVLDLDVVRENYTAFARALPDTRVFYAVKANPAPEVLRLLAEMGSCFDTASVVEIEMALAAGATADRISFGNTIKKERCIGRALKLGVRLFAVDCEAEVGKIVRAAEASDIELGDVKVFCRILCDGAGAEWPLSRKFGCVPEMAVGVLEHAHRQGLHAYGVSFHVGSQQANTEAWDGALASASMIFRECALRGIGLSMVNLGGGFPTKYLKQVPGVESYGDAIFRALTKHFGNQIPETIIEPGRGMVGNAGIIEAEVVLVSKKSDAEDEVRWVYLDIGKFGGLAETMDESIRYAIRTDHDEDRMAPCVLAGPTCDSADVLYEKVHYPLPVSLSIGEKVLIEGAGAYTTTYAAVAFNGFPPLEQIVI; encoded by the coding sequence ATGACCGATCGCATCCGCGACTTCCTGCGCGCACGCCGCGACCTCGGCCGCGACGAGGGACCCGTGATGGTCCTCGACCTCGACGTCGTGCGCGAGAACTACACCGCGTTCGCCCGCGCGCTACCCGACACCCGCGTCTTCTACGCGGTAAAGGCGAACCCGGCGCCGGAGGTGCTGCGGCTCCTCGCCGAGATGGGCTCCTGCTTCGATACGGCCTCGGTTGTCGAGATCGAGATGGCGCTCGCTGCCGGCGCCACCGCGGATCGCATCTCCTTCGGCAACACCATCAAGAAGGAGCGCTGCATCGGCCGCGCCCTCAAGCTCGGCGTGCGCCTCTTCGCCGTCGATTGCGAGGCCGAGGTCGGGAAGATCGTTCGCGCAGCCGAGGCGTCGGATATCGAGCTCGGCGACGTGAAGGTGTTCTGCCGCATCCTCTGCGACGGCGCGGGCGCCGAGTGGCCGCTCTCGCGCAAGTTCGGCTGCGTGCCGGAGATGGCGGTCGGCGTGCTGGAGCACGCCCACCGGCAGGGGCTCCACGCCTACGGCGTGTCGTTCCATGTGGGATCGCAGCAGGCGAACACGGAAGCTTGGGACGGAGCGCTTGCCTCCGCCTCCATGATCTTCCGCGAATGCGCACTGCGGGGCATCGGCCTCTCGATGGTCAACCTCGGCGGCGGCTTCCCCACCAAGTACCTTAAGCAGGTGCCGGGCGTGGAATCCTACGGCGACGCGATCTTCCGGGCGCTCACCAAGCACTTCGGCAACCAGATCCCCGAGACCATCATCGAGCCGGGCCGCGGAATGGTCGGCAATGCCGGCATCATCGAGGCCGAGGTCGTGCTCGTCTCGAAGAAGTCCGATGCCGAGGACGAAGTGCGCTGGGTCTACCTCGACATCGGCAAGTTCGGCGGTCTCGCCGAGACGATGGACGAGTCGATCCGCTACGCGATCCGGACCGATCACGACGAGGACCGGATGGCGCCCTGCGTCCTCGCCGGTCCGACCTGCGACTCCGCCGACGTCCTCTACGAGAAGGTGCACTACCCACTCCCGGTCTCCCTCTCGATTGGCGAGAAGGTCCTGATCGAGGGAGCGGGCGCCTACACCACGACCTACGCTGCGGTGGCCTTCAACGGCTTCCCACCGCTCGAGCAGATCGTGATCTGA
- the fliL gene encoding flagellar basal body-associated protein FliL → MAKKPKKAPAEGEGGEGEAPKSKKKLVVIAVAALLAIGGGGGFFVMKKRAAAHAEAEQAAQPVEVRKTAVFLDVREMVLNLTPELGQDKARFAKLRIALELRDAKVEAEVKPLMPRVEDTLQVYMREIRASDLSGSIGLYRLREELLRRVNIALHPARVEAVLFKDVIIQ, encoded by the coding sequence ATGGCCAAGAAGCCGAAGAAGGCGCCCGCCGAAGGCGAGGGCGGTGAGGGCGAAGCCCCGAAAAGCAAGAAGAAGCTCGTCGTCATCGCCGTCGCGGCCCTGCTCGCAATCGGTGGAGGCGGCGGCTTCTTCGTCATGAAGAAGCGGGCCGCGGCCCACGCCGAGGCAGAGCAGGCCGCCCAGCCGGTGGAAGTGCGCAAGACGGCCGTCTTCCTCGACGTGCGTGAGATGGTGCTCAACCTCACCCCCGAACTCGGTCAGGACAAGGCGCGCTTCGCCAAGCTCCGGATCGCGCTCGAGCTGCGCGACGCCAAGGTCGAGGCCGAGGTGAAACCGCTGATGCCGCGGGTCGAGGACACGCTTCAGGTCTACATGCGGGAGATCCGTGCGAGCGACCTCTCCGGCTCGATCGGCCTCTACCGGCTGCGCGAGGAATTGCTGCGGCGGGTCAACATCGCGCTGCACCCTGCGCGGGTCGAGGCGGTGCTCTTCAAGGACGTGATCATCCAGTAG
- a CDS encoding flagellar basal body P-ring protein FlgI, with translation MPGMPFNLRTIWLLTLGALLAWTGPALALSRVKDLASIEGVRQNQLVGYGIVVGLNGTGDTLNNIPFTKQSLQAMLERLGVNTRGATMRTQNLAAVMVTASLPPFAAQGTRIDVTVSSLGDAKSLQGGTLLVTPLLGADGEVYALAQGSVAIAGFAAEGEAAKITRGVPTNGRIANGANIEREIAFRLNDARSLRLSLRNPDFTTSKRIAAAINDFMGADTAEPSDPATVTIQIPARYQGNMIRLVTDVEQLKVEPDQTAKVIVDERSGIIVMGRDVRVSTVAIAQGNLTVTITEQPQVSQPNPLSNGETVIVPRSAVKVDTGDGNKLALVKEGVTLRELVDGLNALGVGPRDLISILQAIKAAGALQADIDVM, from the coding sequence ATGCCCGGCATGCCCTTCAACCTCCGTACGATCTGGCTTCTGACACTCGGCGCCCTGCTCGCATGGACGGGCCCGGCGCTCGCCCTCTCGCGGGTGAAGGATCTCGCCTCGATCGAAGGCGTGCGCCAGAACCAGCTCGTCGGCTACGGCATCGTTGTCGGTCTCAACGGGACCGGCGACACGCTCAACAACATTCCCTTCACCAAGCAATCGCTCCAGGCGATGCTGGAACGGCTCGGCGTCAACACCCGCGGCGCCACGATGCGCACCCAGAACCTCGCGGCCGTGATGGTCACCGCGAGCCTTCCGCCCTTTGCCGCGCAGGGCACCCGCATCGACGTGACGGTCTCCTCGCTCGGCGACGCCAAATCGCTCCAGGGTGGCACTCTCCTCGTCACGCCCCTGCTCGGTGCCGATGGCGAGGTCTACGCGCTGGCACAGGGATCGGTGGCGATCGCGGGCTTCGCCGCCGAGGGCGAGGCAGCCAAGATTACCCGGGGTGTCCCGACGAACGGGCGCATCGCGAACGGTGCCAATATCGAGCGCGAGATCGCGTTCCGGTTGAACGACGCGCGCTCCCTGCGTCTCTCCCTGCGCAACCCCGACTTCACCACCTCGAAGCGGATCGCCGCTGCCATCAACGATTTCATGGGGGCGGACACCGCCGAGCCGAGTGATCCGGCCACGGTCACGATCCAGATTCCAGCCCGCTACCAGGGCAACATGATCCGCCTCGTCACCGACGTGGAGCAGCTCAAGGTCGAGCCCGACCAGACCGCCAAGGTCATCGTCGACGAGCGGTCCGGCATCATCGTGATGGGCCGCGACGTCCGCGTCTCGACGGTCGCCATCGCGCAGGGGAACCTGACCGTCACGATCACCGAGCAGCCGCAGGTCAGCCAGCCGAACCCGCTGTCCAACGGCGAGACCGTGATCGTGCCCCGCAGCGCCGTGAAGGTCGATACGGGCGACGGCAACAAGCTCGCCCTCGTGAAGGAGGGCGTGACCCTGCGCGAGCTCGTCGACGGGCTGAACGCCCTCGGCGTCGGCCCCCGCGACCTCATCTCGATCCTTCAGGCCATCAAGGCAGCGGGCGCCCTCCAGGCCGACATCGACGTGATGTGA
- the fliM gene encoding flagellar motor switch protein FliM yields MEPDDPNMEDDWSAALLEQNGEGGGDASLAEEWGAALAEQGTTRNASDVAAEWATMIEDGETDNLPELAGNDRILNQEEIDGVLGFSLRELSASGAGGVRAIVDSGVVQYERLPMLEIVFDRMIRLLSTSLRNFFQDNVEVTLDNITSVRFGDYLNAIPLPTLLGVFRADAWENSGLVTVESNLAYSTLDLLLGGKRGGSSSRLDGRPFTTIEMQLVRRLVEIILGDLELSFQPLSPVRFLIDRIETNPRFATITRPANAAILIGLRLDMDGRGGLLQILFPYATIEPIRELLMQSFMGEKLGRDQVWEGHLATEIWQADVTMDAVLHEMMLPLKRVMALKVGDTLMFDAKPTDLITVRCGDWALTQGRIGRVDDNIAVQVTRPLRRSRTTLQAFEASMNNRNDG; encoded by the coding sequence ATGGAACCCGACGATCCCAATATGGAGGACGACTGGTCCGCCGCGCTGCTCGAGCAGAACGGCGAGGGCGGGGGCGACGCGTCGCTCGCCGAGGAATGGGGTGCGGCGCTGGCCGAGCAGGGCACCACCCGCAACGCCAGCGACGTCGCCGCCGAGTGGGCGACGATGATCGAGGATGGGGAGACCGACAATCTCCCCGAACTCGCCGGCAACGACCGCATCCTCAACCAGGAAGAGATTGACGGCGTCCTCGGCTTCTCGCTGCGCGAGCTGTCGGCGTCGGGCGCGGGCGGCGTGCGTGCCATCGTCGATTCGGGCGTCGTTCAGTACGAACGCCTGCCCATGCTGGAGATCGTCTTCGACCGGATGATCCGGTTGCTGTCGACCAGCTTGCGCAACTTCTTCCAGGACAACGTCGAGGTCACGCTCGACAACATCACCTCTGTTCGGTTCGGCGATTACCTCAATGCGATCCCGCTGCCGACCCTGCTCGGCGTCTTCCGGGCGGATGCGTGGGAGAATTCCGGCCTCGTCACGGTCGAGTCGAATCTCGCCTACTCGACCCTCGATCTTCTGCTCGGCGGCAAGCGCGGCGGCTCGTCGAGCCGGCTCGACGGGCGGCCCTTCACGACGATCGAGATGCAGCTCGTACGGCGCCTCGTCGAGATCATCCTCGGCGACCTGGAGCTGTCGTTCCAGCCGCTCTCGCCGGTGCGGTTCCTGATCGACCGGATCGAGACGAACCCGCGCTTCGCCACGATCACGCGGCCCGCCAACGCTGCGATCCTGATCGGCCTGCGCCTCGACATGGACGGGCGCGGCGGCCTCCTGCAGATCCTGTTTCCCTACGCGACGATCGAGCCGATCCGTGAACTGCTCATGCAGAGCTTCATGGGTGAGAAGCTCGGGCGCGATCAGGTCTGGGAAGGCCATCTCGCCACCGAGATCTGGCAGGCGGACGTCACGATGGACGCCGTGCTGCATGAGATGATGCTGCCCCTGAAGCGCGTTATGGCGCTGAAGGTCGGCGATACCCTGATGTTCGACGCCAAGCCCACGGACCTGATCACCGTCCGCTGCGGCGACTGGGCCCTGACGCAGGGCCGGATCGGGCGGGTCGACGACAACATCGCGGTGCAGGTGACGCGGCCCCTGCGCCGCTCGCGCACCACGCTGCAGGCCTTCGAAGCCTCGATGAACAATCGTAACGACGGGTAG
- the flgA gene encoding flagellar basal body P-ring formation chaperone FlgA — translation MLALADQRQPRVAPLSVGVLGRLTATLIALAAIGYFTLPAFAADALRLRGDVTARGDVLTLGDLVEGAGTGIAGKPLFRAPALGATGTIQSRRILDAVAALGLGPVETGGRVQIAVQRAARRVGAPEIEAALKRALETGQGLDPRVLSIRLDGETPTLLAPVDLNGAAAALDVVYEPRSRRVSGLISLGERQASLRVSGLVVEMREVAVLARAVKSGEPITSADVTLERRPREGSPPDAQGNLAAIAGEVAQRTLAAGTVLRMSDTAPPELVGRGEAVTIVYETPGVSLSMRGQANEAGRLGSTVSVLNVASKKTLQAVVVGAARVSVGPAAPQRQASAGLPAPIR, via the coding sequence ATGCTGGCTCTCGCCGATCAGAGGCAGCCGCGCGTCGCGCCCCTCTCCGTCGGCGTGCTCGGGCGCCTCACCGCCACGCTGATCGCGCTCGCGGCCATCGGTTACTTCACGCTGCCGGCCTTCGCGGCCGACGCGCTCCGCCTGCGCGGCGACGTGACCGCCCGCGGCGACGTGCTGACCCTCGGCGATCTCGTCGAGGGAGCGGGCACGGGCATCGCCGGCAAGCCCCTGTTCCGGGCGCCAGCGCTCGGCGCCACCGGCACGATCCAGAGCCGCCGCATCCTCGACGCGGTCGCCGCGCTCGGGCTCGGCCCCGTGGAGACCGGCGGCCGCGTGCAGATCGCCGTCCAGCGGGCCGCCCGCCGCGTCGGAGCCCCGGAGATCGAGGCCGCCCTGAAGCGGGCGCTCGAGACGGGCCAGGGCCTCGATCCGCGCGTGCTCAGCATCCGCCTCGACGGCGAGACGCCGACGCTGCTCGCGCCCGTCGACCTGAACGGCGCGGCCGCCGCCCTCGACGTGGTCTACGAGCCGCGCTCACGCCGCGTCTCGGGCCTGATCAGCCTCGGCGAGCGGCAGGCCTCGCTGCGCGTCTCCGGCCTCGTCGTCGAGATGCGCGAGGTCGCGGTCCTCGCCCGCGCCGTGAAGAGCGGCGAGCCGATCACGAGCGCCGACGTCACGCTCGAGCGCCGCCCCCGCGAGGGATCGCCGCCCGACGCGCAAGGAAATCTCGCCGCCATCGCCGGCGAGGTCGCCCAGCGCACGCTCGCCGCCGGGACGGTCCTCCGCATGAGCGACACCGCGCCGCCGGAACTCGTCGGCCGCGGGGAGGCCGTCACCATCGTCTACGAGACGCCGGGCGTCAGCCTGTCGATGCGGGGGCAGGCGAACGAGGCCGGCCGCCTCGGGTCGACGGTCAGCGTGCTCAACGTCGCCTCGAAGAAGACGCTCCAGGCCGTCGTGGTCGGGGCCGCCCGCGTCTCCGTCGGGCCCGCTGCCCCGCAGCGCCAAGCGAGCGCGGGCCTGCCCGCGCCGATCCGCTGA